From a region of the Syngnathus typhle isolate RoL2023-S1 ecotype Sweden linkage group LG12, RoL_Styp_1.0, whole genome shotgun sequence genome:
- the eng gene encoding endoglin has translation MELLSFLLCLAVVVSGSRQMCVPVEVSDNSWIYVRQLQLGCWTSFVGQDMAEVHILKLNFAATDPKMFSLEMTDAKPMNLIITSRDIAYGLYSINAGVNIYKSNTSTLVLHSNEKHSNVHAVDFPSEDEELVRWATRTFGGVTSFTTVENLKVLLSRRTEGTKAGSRECVLHSEDPSEKHFMKIEAAPLTSSFKSCSPPPEPEKQQLRGPTANDGELHIINIPEDAKIRNVSVRVDTKKSSVFLRGPRGTTWTFLNAQHTKFCSNNEIVLPAMAHRIQPMFDLSSDQAEDVQKKALDYFKADAFTSYTEMRPEGSQLLLVLGRDSPAVTETITEAVPSTTAEPHQMPLLMQFYTAPDYRSPLDPNTKVQCDKKIYAEISGHTLGDIVLTIKVMSCYVRSKGSSCPVVQELRFIPEFCSSNLCPNSTRLSFSLDNLQELSSTTWDLECSVKLCYSEKCGDGGRVKRNLEVTQPCQQTLNTPCFDFGLPAILGIAFGGFLIGVLLIGALWFIKIKTGYPTGLDMASSLSSGCPCSGAKQQPISSNPSASENSSANASIGSTQSTPTSSMA, from the exons GCTCACGGCAGATGTGTGTTCCTGTGGAGGTTAGCGACAATTCCTGGATATATGTGAGGCAGTTGCAACTGGGCTGCTGGACCAGCTTCGTGGGACAGGACATGGCCGAGGTCCACATCCTCAAGCTCAATTTTGCTGCCACG GATCCCAAGATGTTCTCTCTGGAGATGACAGACGCCAAACCCATGAACCTCATCATCACGTCGCGGGACATTGCCTACGGTCTCTACTCGATCAATGCTGGCGTCAACATTTAT AAAAGTAACACCTCGACACTGGTCCTTCACTCCAATGAGAAACACAGCAACGTCCACGCCGTCGACTTTCCCAGTGAGGACGAGGAGCTGGTGAGGTGGGCCACTCGCACGTTCGGTGgcgtgacttctttcaccaccGTGGAAAATCTTAAAGTGCTGCTTTCAAGGCGCACAGAAG GAACAAAAGCCGGTTCTCGAGAATGCGTGCTGCACAGCGAAGATCCATCAGAGAAGCACTTCATGAAAATTGAAGCCGCGCCCTTGACGTCTTCATTCAAGTCCTGCTCCCCGCCGCCGGAGCCAGAGAAACAGCAGCTACGCGGCCCCACTGCCAACGACGGGGAGCTTCATATCATCAATATCCCAGAGGATGCCAAAATTCG CAACGTGTCAGTTCGTGTGGACACAAAGAAGTCCAGCGTGTTCCTGAGGGGTCCTCGGGGCACCACGTGGACTTTCCTCAACGCACAGCACACCAAGTTCTGC TCCAACAATGAGATTGTGCTGCCTGCCATGGCCCACCGAATTCAGCCCATGTTTGACCTCAGCAGCGATCAAGCCGAGGACGTGCAGAAGAAGGCTCTGGATTATTTTAAGGCCGACGCCTTTACCAGCTACACCGAAATGAGACCCGAGGGCTCCCAGTTGTTGCTGGTGCTCGGTCGAGACAGCCCAGCAG TGACAGAAACAATAACAGAAGCCGTGCCGTCAACCACGGCGGAGCCTCATCAGATGCCTCTGTTGATGCAGTTCTACACGGCGCCTGATTACCGCTCACCCCTGGACCCCAATACCAAGGTGCAGTGCGACAAGAAAATCTATGCCGAG ATTTCGGGCCACACTCTGGGTGACATTGTTCTGACTATCAAAGTGATGAGCTGCTACGTGCGCTCCAAGGGCTCCTCCTGCCCGGTAGTTCAGGAGCTCCGCTTCATACCAGAGTTCTGCTCCTCGAATTTATGCCCCAACAGCACACGACTGAGCTTCTCCTTGGATAACCTGCAGGAGCTCAGCTCCACTACTTGGGACCTGGAATGTTCTGTCAAACTTTGCTACAGCGAG AAATGTGGCGATGGAGGACGAGTGAAAAGAAACTTGGAGGTCACCCAGCCTTGTCAACAAACACTCA ACACTCCCTGCTTTGATTTTGGCCTCCCCGCCATCCTGGGCATCGCTTTCGGTGGCTTCCTAATAGGAGTGTTACTAATTGGAGCGCTGTGGTTTATCAAAATTAAAACAG GCTACCCGACCGGACTGGACATGGCCTCCTCCTTGTCGTCCGGTTGTCCCTGCTCAGGAGCCAAGCAGCAGCCCATATCGTCGAACCCTTCCGCTTCGGAGAACAGCAGCGCAAACGCGAGCATCGGAAGTACCCAGAGCACCCCCACCAGCAGCATGGCGTGA